From one Nitrospiraceae bacterium genomic stretch:
- a CDS encoding DEAD/DEAH box helicase family protein has translation MNGPQLRNIFVPPFHQKVLAHELTLKRPSHELKKLSQSLASSAVDLNPHQIEAALFAFNSPLSRGAILCDEVGLGKTIEAGLIISQLWAEGRRKIIIVVPASLRKQWQNELIEKFDIQSVIVDGLEYKIIKKEGNYNPFDRENLIVIVSLPFAFSKRFEIKAIAKWDLIVIDEAHRLRNVYKKGNKTAQGLKELFENQPKVLLTATPLQNSLMELYGLTSFVDDKLLGTDYSFKSKFMSDRRGLEVDNLDELKSRLSALYIRTLRKQVQEYIPYTNRISMVEDFTPSDEEYRLYEMVSEYLQRPEVAAIKHSQRALMVLIYRKILASSSFAIAQTLESLIGNLDRQIKGLQPESVESFIKDVDGYEEELEEIAKQENGEAIENDSEVPEEKEADFTPEEIEAEKQELVGFKNLAKCINKNSKGEALIIALRKAFEHNKKMGWPEKAVIFTESRRTQQYIFHLLLDAGYKDRITLFSGTNEGPIGRRAYERWLKERVRHDKELRLSKDASIREALIHEFRNHTNILIATEAGAEGINLQFCNVVVNYDLPWNPQRIEQRIGRCHRYGQKHDVVVLNFLNRKNAADNRVFELLDKKLRLFDGVFGVSDEVLGVIGSGVDFEKRILDIYQSCRTAEEINKAFDALQSELAEQIKETMLHARSKLLENFDDEVRARLRTRNEEIKKELTAFDVMLLKFICSSLNVNDYKYEDSTYYFDIPSFPPWIIMNMPGDVMPGTFYIGKGKGEKESAARLHLGHPLVRTAIRAAKELPTEKTCSVTLAYSAAGHKISPLEHLLGKSGYCMSYKLSFKGLEEEDHLSHLFFIREDERWEALSNDLCEKMMTVTAFECKDIKHEVPPSELVDSALKTFTDELLKEIGLRNEDYFEREMDKLETYSEEAVLKMQDDLKKLEDAWKEAKKKRQKSLSFEERMSARKEVQRLEQEYSKMVDKIAVEKKKLFEEKNQELKSLEKKLKIKVERELIAQAIWRME, from the coding sequence ATGAATGGCCCTCAATTACGTAATATCTTCGTCCCCCCATTCCATCAAAAAGTCCTTGCCCACGAACTTACACTAAAGCGCCCGTCTCATGAATTAAAAAAACTTAGTCAAAGCCTTGCGTCTTCCGCAGTTGATCTTAACCCTCATCAGATAGAAGCAGCTCTATTCGCTTTTAACAGTCCCCTTTCAAGAGGCGCAATACTTTGTGATGAAGTGGGGTTGGGCAAAACAATCGAGGCAGGGTTGATTATAAGTCAGCTATGGGCAGAGGGGAGAAGAAAGATCATCATTGTTGTGCCTGCATCCCTTCGGAAGCAATGGCAGAATGAGCTTATAGAAAAGTTCGATATCCAGAGTGTAATTGTAGACGGTCTTGAATATAAGATAATAAAGAAGGAAGGCAACTACAATCCTTTTGACAGGGAGAACCTTATTGTTATTGTTTCACTTCCTTTTGCCTTTTCTAAAAGATTTGAAATAAAAGCTATTGCCAAATGGGACTTGATCGTAATAGATGAGGCCCACAGGCTGAGAAATGTCTATAAGAAAGGAAATAAAACAGCACAAGGCTTGAAAGAACTATTTGAGAACCAGCCAAAGGTACTTCTTACTGCAACTCCTCTCCAGAACTCCCTTATGGAACTCTACGGACTGACAAGTTTCGTTGATGATAAACTCCTTGGCACAGATTATTCTTTTAAAAGTAAATTCATGAGCGATAGGCGGGGGCTTGAGGTGGACAATCTCGATGAACTCAAGTCCAGGCTGTCTGCCCTCTATATAAGAACACTCAGAAAGCAGGTACAGGAGTATATTCCATATACAAACCGAATTAGCATGGTGGAAGACTTTACCCCTTCAGATGAGGAATACAGGCTTTACGAAATGGTATCAGAATATCTGCAAAGGCCTGAAGTGGCCGCGATAAAACACAGTCAGCGTGCTCTCATGGTTCTGATATATAGGAAAATTCTTGCAAGCTCAAGCTTTGCTATTGCACAGACCCTCGAAAGTCTTATAGGCAATCTTGACAGGCAAATAAAGGGGCTTCAGCCTGAATCGGTAGAGAGTTTTATTAAAGACGTTGACGGCTATGAAGAAGAATTAGAAGAGATTGCAAAGCAGGAAAACGGCGAAGCCATAGAAAATGACAGCGAAGTGCCTGAAGAAAAAGAAGCAGATTTTACGCCTGAAGAGATCGAAGCTGAAAAACAGGAATTAGTCGGTTTTAAAAATCTTGCGAAATGCATCAATAAGAACTCAAAAGGCGAAGCGCTGATTATTGCCCTCAGAAAAGCATTTGAACATAATAAGAAGATGGGGTGGCCTGAAAAGGCGGTTATCTTTACAGAATCAAGAAGGACGCAGCAGTATATTTTTCATTTGCTCTTGGATGCCGGCTATAAAGACAGAATAACCCTTTTCAGCGGAACCAATGAGGGTCCGATTGGCAGGCGCGCGTATGAGCGATGGCTGAAAGAAAGGGTCCGGCATGATAAAGAACTCAGACTCTCTAAAGATGCTTCTATCCGGGAAGCCCTCATTCATGAATTCAGAAATCACACCAACATACTTATCGCTACAGAAGCAGGGGCAGAAGGCATCAATCTTCAGTTCTGTAATGTTGTAGTCAACTACGACCTTCCATGGAATCCGCAGAGGATAGAACAAAGGATAGGCCGCTGCCATAGATACGGACAGAAGCATGATGTTGTTGTCCTGAACTTCCTAAATAGAAAAAATGCCGCAGATAATCGCGTATTTGAATTGCTTGATAAAAAACTCAGGCTCTTTGACGGTGTATTCGGAGTTTCGGATGAAGTTTTGGGAGTTATAGGCTCAGGTGTGGATTTTGAGAAACGCATTCTCGATATATATCAATCGTGCCGTACAGCGGAAGAAATAAATAAGGCTTTTGATGCTTTGCAGTCTGAGTTGGCAGAGCAGATTAAAGAGACCATGCTTCATGCAAGGTCAAAACTTCTTGAAAATTTTGATGATGAGGTAAGGGCAAGGCTCAGAACAAGAAACGAGGAGATAAAGAAGGAGCTTACAGCATTTGACGTGATGCTTTTAAAGTTCATATGCAGCAGTCTTAACGTAAATGATTACAAATATGAAGACAGCACATATTATTTCGATATTCCCTCTTTCCCGCCGTGGATTATCATGAATATGCCCGGGGATGTTATGCCCGGAACCTTTTATATTGGAAAGGGAAAGGGCGAAAAGGAATCAGCTGCAAGACTTCATCTCGGACATCCTCTTGTAAGGACTGCGATCAGGGCAGCTAAAGAACTCCCTACTGAAAAGACATGTTCTGTAACGCTTGCTTATTCAGCAGCAGGTCACAAGATTTCGCCCTTAGAGCATCTTCTTGGCAAGTCAGGTTATTGCATGTCCTATAAGCTCTCATTCAAGGGACTGGAGGAAGAAGACCATTTAAGTCATCTGTTTTTTATCAGGGAAGATGAGCGATGGGAAGCTCTTTCCAATGATCTCTGTGAAAAAATGATGACAGTAACAGCTTTTGAGTGCAAAGACATAAAGCATGAAGTACCCCCATCTGAATTAGTGGATAGCGCCTTAAAGACTTTTACTGATGAGCTATTGAAGGAAATCGGCCTCCGTAATGAAGATTACTTTGAAAGGGAAATGGATAAACTGGAGACCTATTCTGAAGAAGCAGTTCTAAAAATGCAGGATGATTTAAAGAAGCTTGAGGATGCATGGAAAGAGGCAAAGAAGAAGAGACAGAAATCTCTGTCGTTTGAAGAGCGCATGTCTGCAAGAAAAGAAGTTCAGCGGCTTGAACAGGAATATAGTAAAATGGTTGATAAAATAGCAGTTGAAAAGAAGAAGCTGTTTGAGGAAAAGAATCAGGAGTTAAAGAGCTTGGAGAAGAAATTGAAGATAAAGGTTGAGCGGGAGTTAATAGCTCAGGCAATATGGAGGATGGAGTAA
- a CDS encoding tyrosine-type recombinase/integrase — translation MNGTIRPTSRESKCPKCFKAFHHIIKIGYICPDCQTVPRKFVIDMHWKGQRTRICSDKQSQPLDTYRRATDLLSNIRHEVDQHIFDPTKYVAAEGRKFYASTLLKEFLQDKLKSIAPSYHSGYKKQVERAKQHFGNSDVREMRKDDVVKYLEFLKNEKNVRAVPLKSKTVLNNFANFKTFMMYLKEERQLINAVPDFPTEKEVERRMEEIILNEKPFHYVWFKPEDQMSILDAIEGKEDREIVRFLMLHGCRPGEARALRVADVNIETLSITIKSTYSRNTLRLRRKGKKSKPYSIAIHPEMVDFFKKRVKNHPEAFIFVKPKTGGPYMIDAFQNIFVSVRSKLNIPQEVRLYDVSRHSFVTQLRKAGLPVSEISKLVGHSSEKITENVYNHADDIEIENKRLAISKLSLRKPAEVVNIKAAKRKSSTDRQQ, via the coding sequence ATGAATGGAACCATACGTCCAACTTCAAGAGAAAGTAAGTGCCCCAAGTGTTTTAAGGCTTTCCATCACATTATAAAAATCGGCTATATTTGTCCTGACTGTCAGACTGTTCCTAGGAAGTTTGTCATAGATATGCACTGGAAAGGGCAGCGTACCCGTATATGCTCTGACAAGCAAAGTCAGCCTTTAGATACTTATCGGAGAGCCACTGATTTGCTCTCAAATATCAGACATGAAGTTGACCAGCACATTTTTGACCCAACGAAGTATGTAGCCGCTGAAGGAAGAAAATTTTATGCATCAACCCTACTTAAGGAATTCCTACAGGACAAGTTGAAATCGATAGCACCTTCATATCACTCGGGATATAAGAAACAGGTAGAAAGAGCCAAGCAGCATTTCGGCAATTCAGATGTCAGAGAAATGAGAAAGGACGATGTTGTCAAATACCTTGAGTTTCTAAAGAATGAGAAAAATGTGCGAGCTGTACCGCTTAAGTCTAAGACCGTCCTTAATAACTTTGCAAACTTCAAGACATTCATGATGTATTTGAAAGAAGAACGGCAACTAATCAACGCTGTGCCTGACTTCCCGACAGAAAAAGAGGTAGAAAGAAGGATGGAAGAGATTATATTGAATGAGAAACCCTTTCATTATGTTTGGTTTAAGCCTGAAGATCAGATGAGTATTCTGGATGCAATTGAAGGCAAAGAGGATAGGGAGATCGTAAGGTTTCTCATGCTTCACGGATGTAGACCTGGGGAAGCCAGGGCGCTCCGAGTAGCAGATGTAAATATTGAAACCCTGAGCATAACTATCAAGTCTACATATTCAAGAAATACTCTTAGGTTGCGTCGAAAAGGGAAAAAATCTAAACCCTACTCAATCGCTATACATCCTGAGATGGTCGATTTTTTCAAAAAAAGAGTTAAGAACCATCCCGAAGCTTTCATCTTTGTTAAACCGAAGACTGGCGGACCTTACATGATAGACGCTTTCCAAAATATTTTTGTGAGCGTTCGTTCAAAGCTGAATATACCTCAGGAAGTCAGGTTATATGATGTGTCTCGTCATTCATTCGTTACTCAGTTGAGAAAAGCTGGTCTTCCTGTCAGCGAGATCAGCAAACTCGTAGGGCACAGCTCAGAAAAGATAACCGAGAATGTATACAATCATGCCGACGATATAGAGATAGAAAATAAGAGGTTAGCCATTTCAAAGCTGTCATTGAGAAAACCTGCGGAGGTGGTTAATATAAAGGCAGCCAAGAGAAAATCGTCAACAGACCGTCAACAATGA
- a CDS encoding peptidylprolyl isomerase, with translation MKFFKIALLTVLIITAGVYVYFGIKNKTVDSTKDKAVVSSENKTVTSKEKKMIETKAIIETKLGKIELRFFPDAAPNHVSNFITLAKKGFYDGTTFHRVIPGFMIQGGDPNSKNPDKSTHGMGGPGYTVKAEFNDKQHKKGVLSMARSGHPDSAGSQFFICAADAFFLDRQYTAFGEVVSGMDVVDKIVNQPRDARDNPLDRIDIKVSIVEK, from the coding sequence ATGAAATTTTTTAAAATAGCTCTGTTGACAGTATTAATAATAACGGCTGGTGTTTATGTTTATTTTGGAATAAAAAATAAGACAGTTGATTCTACTAAAGACAAGGCAGTTGTTTCTTCAGAAAACAAGACAGTTACTTCAAAGGAGAAAAAAATGATTGAGACAAAGGCAATTATCGAGACAAAATTAGGAAAAATAGAACTCAGATTCTTCCCTGATGCAGCTCCAAATCACGTGAGTAATTTTATCACGCTTGCAAAAAAAGGATTTTACGACGGCACAACATTTCATAGAGTCATCCCAGGATTTATGATCCAGGGTGGAGATCCTAATTCTAAAAATCCTGACAAATCAACTCACGGAATGGGAGGACCGGGATATACTGTGAAGGCAGAGTTTAACGACAAGCAGCATAAAAAAGGTGTTCTTTCTATGGCAAGGTCTGGACATCCTGACAGCGCCGGCTCACAGTTTTTTATCTGCGCTGCTGATGCGTTTTTCCTTGATAGACAATATACTGCATTCGGTGAAGTTGTATCAGGAATGGATGTTGTCGATAAAATCGTGAATCAGCCAAGAGATGCAAGAGATAATCCGCTGGATAGAATAGATATAAAGGTAAGCATTGTAGAGAAATAA
- the typA gene encoding translational GTPase TypA codes for MKRENIRNIAIIAHVDHGKTTLVDGMLRQAGIFRANEKIEERVMDSNDLEKERGITIMAKNTAVEYNGVKINIVDTPGHADFGGEVERTLKMVDGVLLLVDASEGPLPQTRFVLKKALELKLVPILVVNKIDRPDARIQEVLNEVYDLFIDLDAVEDQLEFPIIYTNAKTGMAKRELDDPSEDLKPLFETILSTIPAPEEKGDEVLQILVTNIDYDDYVGRLAIGRIFSGRVKTADQVAMIKSDETIERTKITGLYAFKGLNRADVKEAYAGDIVALSGLPGVTIGDTITSAETPMPLPRIKIDEPTIAIVFMVNTSPFAGKEGKYVTSRNLRERLEKELLYNVAIKVDFSDTDAFTVMGRGELQLAIIIEMMRREGYELAVSMPEIITKKINGVMHEPMELLVIDIPEEFVGVVTQQIGMRRGKMQKMQNNGFGRVRLEFRIPSRGLIGFRSQFLTDTRGTGLLNHLFDGYEPWQGLITKRQTGALVSDRTGRSTTYALFHLQPRGVLFINDNTSVYEGMIIGENSRDNDLDVNVTKEKKLTNMRASGSDESLQLIPPHLMSLEQAIEFIRDDELVEVTPGSIRLRKKILDVNKRPKAKKE; via the coding sequence ATGAAACGTGAAAATATCCGCAACATTGCGATAATCGCACATGTTGACCACGGAAAAACTACGCTTGTTGACGGAATGTTAAGACAGGCAGGGATATTCCGTGCAAATGAGAAAATTGAAGAACGCGTCATGGACAGCAATGACCTTGAAAAAGAAAGAGGCATTACTATCATGGCAAAAAATACAGCGGTTGAATACAATGGCGTAAAGATAAATATTGTTGACACACCGGGACACGCTGATTTCGGAGGCGAGGTAGAAAGAACCCTGAAGATGGTGGATGGAGTTCTTCTGCTCGTTGATGCATCAGAAGGCCCTCTGCCCCAGACAAGATTTGTTCTTAAAAAAGCCCTTGAGTTAAAGCTGGTTCCAATTCTAGTTGTAAACAAGATAGACAGACCGGATGCGAGAATACAGGAAGTGCTTAATGAAGTGTATGATCTTTTCATAGACCTTGATGCTGTTGAAGACCAGCTTGAATTCCCTATAATCTACACAAATGCCAAAACAGGCATGGCAAAGCGCGAGCTTGACGATCCATCAGAAGACCTCAAGCCTTTGTTCGAGACAATACTAAGCACAATCCCAGCGCCAGAGGAGAAAGGCGATGAAGTGCTCCAGATACTCGTAACAAACATTGACTATGACGATTATGTAGGAAGACTCGCAATCGGCAGGATATTCTCAGGCAGAGTCAAGACAGCTGATCAGGTAGCAATGATAAAGTCTGATGAAACAATAGAGCGCACTAAGATTACAGGGCTCTATGCTTTTAAGGGGCTTAATCGCGCTGATGTCAAAGAAGCATACGCCGGTGACATTGTTGCTCTTTCAGGATTGCCGGGCGTTACGATCGGGGATACGATCACAAGCGCTGAAACTCCAATGCCTTTGCCAAGAATAAAAATTGACGAGCCAACAATTGCAATAGTCTTTATGGTAAACACATCTCCATTTGCAGGCAAGGAAGGCAAATACGTTACATCAAGAAATCTGAGAGAGAGACTCGAAAAAGAGCTTCTTTATAATGTTGCGATAAAAGTTGATTTTTCTGATACAGATGCATTCACAGTAATGGGCAGGGGAGAACTTCAGCTTGCGATCATTATAGAGATGATGCGGCGTGAAGGATACGAACTTGCAGTCTCGATGCCTGAGATTATAACCAAGAAAATAAACGGCGTTATGCATGAGCCGATGGAACTTCTGGTTATAGATATTCCTGAAGAATTTGTCGGGGTTGTTACACAGCAGATCGGTATGAGACGCGGGAAAATGCAGAAGATGCAGAACAACGGTTTTGGCAGGGTGAGGCTCGAATTCAGAATCCCTTCTCGCGGTCTAATTGGATTTCGCTCGCAGTTTTTGACTGACACAAGAGGAACGGGACTTCTTAATCATCTCTTTGACGGATATGAACCGTGGCAGGGACTGATAACAAAACGCCAGACAGGTGCGCTGGTCTCTGACAGAACAGGCAGATCAACAACATATGCACTTTTTCATCTGCAGCCGAGAGGCGTGCTGTTTATAAATGACAATACTTCTGTATATGAAGGAATGATCATAGGCGAGAACTCGAGGGACAATGACCTTGATGTGAATGTCACAAAGGAAAAGAAACTCACTAACATGAGGGCATCTGGTTCTGATGAATCGCTCCAGCTTATTCCGCCCCATCTCATGAGCCTTGAGCAAGCAATCGAGTTCATTCGTGATGACGAACTCGTTGAAGTAACACCGGGGTCAATACGTCTGAGGAAAAAAATTCTGGATGTAAACAAAAGACCAAAGGCAAAGAAAGAGTAA
- the rodA gene encoding rod shape-determining protein RodA, translating into MQIDRRLIKNFDWVSFSIVLMLSIISIMTIFSTTRAVIPGEETSFYIRQIIWLIIGIAILFLIVSFDYIWLSRYAYPLYIIGILLLISVLIAGKVGMGAKRWLYLGFFSFQPSEFFRIIFVIFIARYFIGISENMGLYSLFSIFIIFVFIPLIMILKQPDLGTALMILIIFLSLSLIKGLQKKVVTFLLIVSIVSIPFIGNIVWDGLKDYQKNRLVAFIDPDIDPAGIGYHINQSKVAIGSGGFAGKGYMQGTQGPFRFLPEKHTDFIFAAFAEEWGFIGCFLLLLLYLAFILRGIDTAIKAKDEFGRLLAVGITFMFTVYIIINIGMTLGLMPVVGIPLPFMSYGGTALLSNFIAAGLLINVRTRRFELFY; encoded by the coding sequence ATGCAGATAGACAGAAGATTAATTAAAAATTTCGACTGGGTAAGTTTTTCCATAGTGCTTATGCTTTCAATAATAAGCATCATGACAATATTCAGCACAACCCGCGCAGTTATTCCAGGCGAAGAAACCAGCTTCTACATAAGACAGATCATCTGGCTGATAATAGGAATTGCAATACTCTTCCTTATCGTATCCTTTGATTACATATGGCTTAGCAGATATGCATACCCATTATATATTATCGGCATATTGCTTCTTATTTCTGTTCTTATTGCAGGCAAGGTCGGCATGGGTGCAAAGAGGTGGCTTTATCTGGGTTTCTTCTCATTCCAGCCTTCTGAATTTTTTAGAATTATCTTCGTTATTTTTATCGCAAGGTATTTTATTGGCATATCTGAAAACATGGGACTCTATTCTTTGTTTAGTATTTTTATAATATTCGTATTTATCCCTCTCATAATGATATTGAAGCAGCCAGATCTCGGGACAGCGCTCATGATCCTTATAATCTTTCTCTCTCTAAGCCTTATAAAGGGGTTGCAGAAAAAAGTTGTAACGTTTCTTCTCATTGTAAGCATTGTATCAATTCCTTTTATTGGGAATATCGTATGGGATGGCTTGAAAGACTATCAGAAAAACAGGCTTGTTGCATTCATTGACCCTGATATTGATCCCGCAGGTATCGGCTATCATATAAATCAGTCAAAGGTTGCAATCGGCTCGGGTGGATTTGCAGGCAAAGGCTATATGCAGGGAACTCAAGGGCCTTTCAGATTTCTTCCTGAAAAACATACTGACTTTATCTTTGCTGCATTTGCAGAGGAATGGGGATTTATCGGATGTTTTTTATTGCTTTTGCTTTATCTGGCTTTCATACTTCGAGGCATTGACACTGCAATCAAGGCAAAGGATGAATTCGGCAGGCTGCTTGCTGTTGGGATAACATTTATGTTCACGGTTTATATAATAATCAATATAGGAATGACACTCGGATTAATGCCTGTTGTCGGCATCCCCCTTCCATTTATGAGTTACGGCGGCACAGCGCTTCTTTCAAACTTTATTGCTGCAGGCCTTCTTATAAATGTCCGCACAAGACGCTTTGAACTCTTTTACTAA
- the mrdA gene encoding penicillin-binding protein 2 — MDNTSRQRIIISAFIICGLFFFSVVKLWQLQIIQGSEYKKISIENMIRIIRSPAPRGIIYDRNGIPLVKNTPYFCALLMPEHLEKIDISTLAQILSMDSDDINYIIDKSSLSPFEPIKIKERLTFKEVASLEARRSDFPGLVISTEMSREYLYGNVGAHVIGYLGKLNQQQANDPEYKEVPQDAFIGQWGAEHLFDKTLRGSAGEKIIEIDALGREIRLLQEKAPVKGEDLNLSIDINVQKSTEDAFEGKAGAMVAMKPDTGEILALVSRPSFDPNIFAKGISFKEWLALNQDKKVPMLNRALQSQYPPGSTFKIITAIAALSEKVITPETKVTCTGGIKYGSWEFGCWKKGGHGTISFHRAIVESCDVYFYEAGKRVGIDKIAEYAKKLGLGSPTGLPLVKERPGLIPDTKWKYENKKQPWYLGETFHSSIGQGYVAATPIQMAQLMSIVANGGYIYKPTILKMEKPPEQVPSIGISQKILELVKSALYGAVSEGGGTGGAAKSSLISVGGKTGTAQVVGIKKSSSSLPEKYRDHAWFVAFAPVEKPEIALCVFVEHGGHGGGAAAPIAKRAIESLYKENKIKK, encoded by the coding sequence ATGGATAACACATCAAGACAAAGAATCATTATATCTGCTTTTATTATTTGCGGTCTTTTTTTCTTCTCTGTTGTAAAACTGTGGCAGCTTCAGATAATACAGGGCAGTGAATACAAAAAAATATCCATAGAAAATATGATCCGCATTATCAGATCACCTGCGCCGCGCGGAATAATCTATGACAGAAACGGCATCCCCCTTGTTAAGAATACGCCTTATTTTTGCGCTTTGCTTATGCCCGAACATCTCGAGAAAATAGACATTTCTACTCTTGCGCAAATCCTTAGCATGGATAGTGACGATATCAATTATATTATTGATAAGAGCAGTCTCAGTCCTTTTGAACCAATAAAAATAAAAGAAAGGCTTACATTCAAAGAAGTAGCTTCACTAGAAGCAAGACGTTCTGATTTCCCAGGGCTTGTCATATCAACAGAAATGAGCAGAGAGTATTTGTACGGAAATGTCGGAGCGCATGTCATAGGTTATCTTGGGAAACTGAACCAGCAGCAGGCAAATGATCCTGAATACAAGGAAGTTCCCCAGGATGCATTCATCGGGCAGTGGGGAGCAGAGCATCTTTTTGATAAGACACTAAGAGGCAGCGCAGGAGAAAAAATAATTGAGATTGATGCTCTTGGCAGAGAAATAAGGCTTCTACAGGAAAAAGCTCCTGTAAAAGGCGAAGACTTAAATCTCAGCATTGACATTAATGTACAGAAATCAACTGAGGACGCTTTTGAAGGCAAGGCAGGTGCAATGGTTGCTATGAAACCTGACACAGGAGAGATACTTGCTCTTGTGAGCAGGCCATCTTTTGACCCGAATATATTTGCAAAAGGGATCTCATTCAAAGAATGGCTGGCCTTGAATCAGGATAAAAAAGTTCCGATGCTTAACAGGGCGCTTCAGAGCCAGTATCCTCCTGGATCAACTTTTAAGATAATTACAGCAATAGCCGCGCTCAGCGAAAAGGTTATAACTCCAGAAACAAAAGTCACATGCACAGGAGGAATTAAATACGGCAGCTGGGAATTTGGATGTTGGAAAAAAGGAGGACACGGAACCATATCTTTTCACCGAGCTATTGTTGAATCATGCGATGTTTATTTTTATGAAGCTGGAAAGCGTGTCGGCATAGACAAGATTGCAGAGTATGCAAAAAAACTCGGACTTGGCAGCCCTACAGGTCTGCCTTTAGTAAAAGAAAGGCCTGGCCTTATCCCAGACACCAAATGGAAATATGAAAATAAAAAACAGCCATGGTATCTTGGAGAAACATTCCATTCGTCTATCGGCCAGGGATATGTAGCTGCAACTCCGATACAGATGGCTCAGTTAATGAGCATTGTTGCCAATGGCGGATATATTTATAAACCAACCATACTCAAAATGGAAAAACCCCCTGAACAGGTACCATCTATTGGAATAAGTCAGAAAATCCTGGAACTTGTAAAAAGCGCTTTATATGGCGCTGTTTCTGAAGGAGGAGGAACTGGCGGAGCTGCAAAATCATCACTCATAAGTGTAGGTGGAAAAACAGGAACTGCACAGGTGGTTGGCATTAAAAAAAGCTCAAGCAGTCTTCCTGAGAAATACAGAGACCATGCATGGTTTGTTGCATTTGCTCCTGTTGAAAAACCTGAGATTGCCCTTTGTGTATTCGTAGAACACGGCGGTCACGGAGGCGGAGCAGCAGCTCCAATTGCCAAGCGTGCAATAGAGAGTCTATACAAAGAAAATAAGATTAAAAAATAG
- the mreC gene encoding rod shape-determining protein MreC, which produces MSKKRIALVASIILFSFVLMTYQTRMGGINPLKIISYPVNYANEIISSVSLDIKDFFRKLKLTGEENKKLKEQIDALLIEEQGYQEILLENFRLREILNLKKTEKRSVAVAKVIAKGSNRWVNTLVINKGTAHGIEKDMIVITPEGLAGKIISSTESYSSILLLNDINFSVSVRLEDSRVEGILSGTGSKTCVLKYISHEIEAAENDTVITSGLDGIFPPGIPVGTVTKISKNSPGLFQDITVIPFQDNSKLEEVLVVKK; this is translated from the coding sequence ATGTCTAAAAAAAGAATTGCGCTCGTTGCTTCCATTATTCTTTTCTCATTCGTACTGATGACATATCAGACAAGAATGGGAGGAATCAATCCGCTTAAAATAATAAGTTATCCTGTCAACTATGCAAATGAAATAATCAGTTCTGTTTCTTTGGACATAAAAGATTTTTTTAGGAAACTGAAGCTGACTGGCGAGGAAAATAAAAAATTAAAAGAACAAATTGACGCGCTCCTCATAGAGGAGCAAGGATACCAGGAGATACTGCTTGAAAATTTCAGACTGAGAGAGATCCTTAATCTTAAAAAAACCGAAAAAAGATCTGTTGCTGTTGCAAAGGTTATTGCAAAAGGAAGCAACAGATGGGTTAATACGCTCGTTATAAATAAAGGCACTGCGCACGGGATAGAAAAAGATATGATAGTGATAACGCCGGAAGGGCTTGCAGGAAAAATAATCTCTTCCACTGAATCATATTCATCCATATTGCTTTTAAACGATATTAATTTTTCAGTATCAGTAAGACTTGAAGACAGCAGAGTTGAAGGGATACTTTCAGGCACAGGGTCGAAAACATGCGTATTGAAATACATTTCTCATGAGATTGAGGCAGCTGAAAATGATACGGTTATAACCTCGGGGCTCGACGGGATTTTTCCTCCAGGCATACCTGTAGGAACAGTCACAAAAATTTCAAAAAACAGTCCAGGACTTTTTCAGGATATAACAGTCATTCCGTTCCAGGACAACTCCAAGCTTGAAGAGGTGTTGGTAGTAAAAAAATGA